The Mycolicibacterium flavescens genome has a segment encoding these proteins:
- the cfiB gene encoding pyruvate carboxylase, which produces MISKVLVANRGEIAIRAFRAAYEMGIDTVAVYPHEDRNSIHRLKADESYQIGETGHPVRAYLSVEEIIRVAKHAGADAIYPGYGFLSENPALAAACAEAGITFVGPSAEVLELTGNKSRAIEAARSAGLPVLNSSAPSASAEELMAAAERLEFPLFVKAVSGGGGRGMRRVTEIDALADAIDAASREAESAFGDPTLYLEQAVLNPRHIEVQILADTHGNVMHLFERDCSVQRRHQKVVELAPAPNLSDELRQRICDDAVAFARQIGYTFAGTVEFLLDERGHYVFIECNPRIQVEHTVTEEITDVDLVSSQLRIADGETLDSLGLSQEALSAPRGFALQCRITTEDPANGFRPDTGRVTGYRTPGGAGIRLDGGTHLGAEISAHFDSMLVKLTCRGRDFGAAVARARRALAEFRIRGVSTNIPFLQAVVNDPDFRAGRISTSFIDERPYLLTARTPADRGTKILNYLADVTVNQPHGPRTASVYPQDKLPDIDLEAPPPDGSKQRLTELGPEGFARWLRDSKPLAVTDTTFRDAHQSLLATRVRTTGLSMVAPYVARMTPQLLSLECWGGATYDVALRFLKEDPWERLAALREAVPNICLQMLLRGRNTVGYTPYPETVTHAFVAEATATGIDIYRIFDALNNVDSMRPAIDAVRETGTAVAEVAMSYTGDLSDPGENLYTLDYYLKLAEQIVDAGAHVLAIKDMAGLLRPPAAHTLISALRTRFDLPVHVHTHDTPGGQLATYLAAWQAGASAVDGAAAPLAGTTSQPALSSIVAAAAHTEYDTGLSLEAVCDLEPYWEALRRVYAPFESGLPAPTGRVYHHEIPGGQLSNLRQQAIALGFGDRFEEIEANYAAADRVLGRLVKVTPSSKVVGDLALALLGAGISADEFASDPSRFDIPDSVIGFFRGELGDPPGGWPEPLRTKALAGRAPAKAQEELSEEDEAVLAQAGPKRQAALNRLLFPGPTKELEAHREQYGDTSSLSANQFFYGLRSDEEHRVRLERGVELLIGLEAISDPDERGMRTVMCILNGQLRPVLVRDRNVASDIPTAEKADKSNPDHIAAPFAGVVSVGVAVDDEVQAGQTIATIEAMKMEAAITAPKAGKVNRVAVSETAQVEGGDLLVVVS; this is translated from the coding sequence ATGATCTCTAAAGTGCTGGTCGCCAATCGTGGCGAAATCGCGATCCGTGCTTTCCGGGCCGCCTACGAGATGGGGATCGACACCGTCGCGGTGTATCCCCATGAGGATCGCAACAGCATTCACCGGCTGAAGGCCGACGAGTCCTACCAGATCGGCGAGACCGGCCATCCCGTGCGCGCGTACCTGTCGGTCGAGGAGATCATCCGGGTCGCCAAGCATGCCGGAGCCGACGCGATTTATCCGGGATACGGCTTCCTGTCGGAAAATCCGGCGCTGGCGGCGGCCTGCGCGGAGGCCGGCATCACGTTCGTCGGGCCCAGCGCCGAGGTGCTCGAGCTGACGGGCAACAAGTCGCGGGCGATCGAGGCGGCCCGCTCGGCGGGCCTGCCGGTGCTCAACTCGTCGGCCCCGTCGGCGTCGGCCGAGGAGTTGATGGCCGCCGCGGAGCGCCTGGAGTTCCCGTTGTTCGTCAAAGCCGTGTCCGGCGGCGGCGGCCGGGGCATGCGGCGGGTCACCGAAATCGACGCGCTGGCCGACGCGATCGATGCCGCGTCGCGCGAGGCCGAGTCGGCGTTCGGCGACCCGACGCTGTATCTCGAACAGGCCGTGCTCAATCCCCGCCACATCGAGGTGCAGATCCTGGCCGACACCCACGGCAACGTGATGCACCTGTTCGAACGGGACTGCAGCGTGCAGCGCAGGCACCAGAAGGTCGTCGAGCTCGCACCCGCGCCGAATCTGTCCGACGAACTGCGGCAACGGATTTGCGACGACGCGGTCGCGTTCGCCCGGCAGATCGGCTACACGTTCGCCGGCACCGTCGAGTTCCTGCTCGACGAGCGCGGCCATTACGTGTTCATCGAGTGCAATCCGCGCATCCAGGTCGAGCACACGGTCACCGAGGAGATCACCGATGTCGACCTGGTGTCCAGCCAGTTGCGCATCGCCGACGGCGAGACCCTCGACAGCCTCGGCTTGAGCCAGGAGGCGCTGTCGGCCCCGCGCGGTTTCGCGCTGCAGTGCCGGATCACCACCGAGGACCCCGCCAACGGATTCCGTCCCGACACCGGCCGCGTCACCGGATACCGCACCCCTGGCGGCGCGGGCATCCGGTTGGACGGCGGCACCCATCTCGGTGCGGAGATCAGCGCGCATTTCGACTCGATGCTGGTGAAGCTGACGTGCCGGGGGCGCGACTTCGGCGCCGCGGTGGCGCGGGCGCGCCGCGCGCTGGCCGAGTTCCGCATCCGCGGAGTGTCGACGAATATCCCGTTCCTGCAAGCGGTCGTCAACGATCCGGATTTCCGGGCCGGCCGCATCAGCACGTCGTTCATCGACGAGCGTCCGTATCTGCTGACCGCCAGAACACCTGCCGACCGCGGCACCAAGATCCTCAACTACTTGGCCGACGTGACGGTCAACCAGCCACACGGCCCGCGAACCGCATCGGTGTACCCGCAGGACAAGCTGCCCGACATCGACCTGGAAGCGCCGCCGCCCGACGGCAGCAAGCAACGGCTGACCGAACTCGGCCCCGAGGGGTTCGCGCGCTGGCTGCGCGACTCCAAACCCTTGGCCGTCACCGATACGACGTTCCGTGATGCCCATCAGTCGCTGCTGGCCACCCGGGTGCGCACCACGGGGCTGTCGATGGTGGCGCCCTACGTCGCGCGCATGACGCCGCAGTTGCTCTCGCTCGAATGCTGGGGTGGGGCGACTTACGATGTGGCGCTTCGGTTCTTGAAGGAAGACCCGTGGGAGCGGCTGGCCGCGCTGCGCGAAGCGGTCCCCAACATCTGCCTGCAGATGCTGCTGCGCGGCCGTAACACCGTCGGTTACACCCCGTACCCGGAGACCGTCACCCACGCGTTCGTCGCCGAGGCCACGGCCACGGGCATCGACATCTACCGCATCTTCGACGCGCTCAACAACGTCGATTCCATGCGTCCGGCCATCGACGCGGTCCGCGAAACCGGCACGGCGGTGGCCGAAGTCGCGATGAGCTACACCGGCGACCTGTCCGACCCCGGGGAGAACCTCTACACGCTGGACTACTACCTGAAGCTCGCCGAGCAGATCGTCGACGCGGGTGCCCATGTGCTGGCGATCAAGGACATGGCCGGGCTCCTGCGGCCTCCCGCCGCGCACACGTTGATCAGCGCGCTGCGCACCCGGTTCGATCTGCCCGTGCACGTGCACACCCACGACACCCCGGGCGGCCAGTTGGCGACGTACCTGGCGGCGTGGCAAGCTGGAGCCAGCGCCGTCGACGGTGCGGCGGCACCCCTGGCAGGCACCACCAGTCAACCGGCGTTGAGCTCGATCGTGGCCGCGGCCGCACACACCGAGTACGACACCGGGCTGTCGTTGGAGGCGGTGTGCGACCTCGAACCGTACTGGGAAGCGCTGCGAAGGGTGTACGCGCCGTTCGAAAGTGGTTTACCGGCGCCGACGGGGCGCGTGTATCACCATGAGATCCCCGGCGGTCAGCTGTCGAACCTGCGTCAGCAGGCCATCGCGCTCGGGTTCGGCGACCGCTTCGAGGAGATCGAGGCCAACTACGCCGCAGCCGATCGGGTGCTCGGCCGGCTGGTGAAGGTGACGCCGTCGTCGAAGGTGGTGGGTGACCTCGCGCTCGCGCTGCTGGGTGCAGGCATCAGCGCAGACGAATTCGCCTCGGACCCATCGCGATTCGACATTCCCGATTCGGTGATCGGATTCTTTCGCGGCGAACTCGGCGACCCGCCAGGCGGATGGCCCGAACCGCTGCGCACCAAGGCGCTTGCCGGCCGGGCGCCGGCCAAGGCGCAGGAGGAACTGAGCGAGGAGGACGAAGCGGTGCTCGCCCAGGCGGGCCCGAAGCGCCAGGCCGCGCTGAACCGGCTGCTGTTTCCCGGGCCGACAAAGGAACTCGAGGCCCACCGCGAGCAGTACGGGGACACGTCGAGCCTGTCGGCGAACCAGTTCTTCTACGGGTTGCGCAGCGACGAGGAGCATCGCGTCCGGTTGGAGCGGGGCGTCGAACTGCTGATCGGGCTCGAGGCGATCTCCGATCCCGACGAACGCGGCATGCGCACCGTGATGTGCATCCTCAACGGCCAACTGCGGCCAGTCCTGGTGCGTGACCGCAACGTCGCCAGCGACATCCCCACCGCGGAGAAGGCCGACAAGTCCAATCCCGACCACATCGCCGCGCCCTTCGCCGGGGTGGTCAGCGTCGGCGTCGCCGTCGACGACGAGGTGCAGGCCGGTCAGACGATCGCCACGATCGAGGCCATGAAGATGGAGGCGGCCATCACCGCACCCAAGGCGGGCAAGGTGAACCGGGTCGCGGTCTCGGAGACGGCACAGGTCGAAGGCGGCGATCTGCTGGTGGTGGTCAGCTGA
- a CDS encoding vitamin K epoxide reductase: MTLAAPGAVQPSEPMAHEPTGPPVGRPSAVWILIAGVLGLAAAVALTVEKVELLIDPEYIPSCSFNPVLSCGSVMITPQASAFGFPNSLIGIISFTIVVVTGVLALARVALPRWYWAGLAAGTLLGAAFVHWLIYQSLYRIGALCPYCMVVWAVTIPLLVVVAAVALQPQHGNTVTRVLHTWRWSLVTLWFTGLLLLILVRFWSYWSTLV, translated from the coding sequence GTGACGCTCGCCGCGCCCGGAGCCGTCCAGCCGTCCGAACCCATGGCCCATGAGCCGACGGGTCCGCCGGTGGGTCGCCCGAGCGCGGTGTGGATCCTCATCGCGGGTGTGCTGGGGCTGGCCGCCGCGGTCGCGCTGACCGTCGAGAAGGTCGAGCTCCTGATCGATCCGGAGTACATCCCGTCGTGCAGCTTCAATCCGGTGCTGTCCTGCGGTTCGGTGATGATCACACCGCAGGCGTCTGCGTTCGGCTTCCCGAACTCGTTGATCGGCATCATCTCGTTCACGATCGTGGTGGTGACCGGTGTGCTCGCGCTCGCGAGGGTCGCGTTGCCGCGCTGGTACTGGGCCGGTCTGGCCGCGGGAACGCTGCTGGGCGCTGCGTTCGTGCACTGGCTCATCTACCAGAGCCTCTACCGCATCGGCGCGCTGTGCCCGTACTGCATGGTGGTGTGGGCGGTCACGATCCCGCTGTTGGTGGTCGTTGCGGCCGTCGCTCTGCAGCCCCAACACGGGAACACCGTCACGCGGGTGCTGCACACCTGGCGGTGGTCTCTGGTCACGCTGTGGTTCACCGGCCTGCTCCTGCTGATCCTCGTGCGCTTCTGGAGCTACTGGTCCACGTTGGTCTGA
- the pknE_1 gene encoding protein-disulfide isomerase — protein sequence MATKRKKTPTYDLKAADRKRNRAVQIGLTAIVVIFAVALVLYIVMTKEDKPGEGETRAVRVASSNVITQEGTSEPKAVVSLYEDFLCPACGNFEKQFGPTINRLIDSGAAAVDYNMVSILDRAGQGYSTRAANAGYCVADADTEAFRRFHAALFAQQPPEGVGPFPDNARLIEIARQAGVTGEVPACINGGRYNDMVKGLAKASGVNSTPTIRINGEDYSPSTPDALIAEIEKIVGEVPALDAGAPPPNADPTQPARP from the coding sequence GTGGCCACGAAACGCAAGAAGACCCCGACCTACGACCTGAAGGCGGCTGACCGCAAGCGGAACCGGGCTGTGCAGATCGGCCTGACCGCCATCGTCGTGATCTTCGCCGTCGCGTTGGTGCTCTACATCGTGATGACCAAAGAGGACAAACCCGGTGAGGGCGAGACCAGGGCGGTCCGCGTGGCGTCGAGCAACGTGATCACCCAGGAGGGCACGTCCGAGCCCAAAGCGGTGGTGTCGCTCTACGAGGACTTCCTGTGCCCGGCGTGCGGCAACTTCGAGAAGCAGTTCGGCCCGACCATCAACCGGCTGATCGACAGCGGTGCTGCGGCCGTGGACTACAACATGGTGTCCATCCTCGACCGGGCGGGCCAGGGTTACTCCACCCGCGCGGCCAACGCCGGCTACTGCGTGGCCGACGCCGACACCGAAGCCTTCCGGCGTTTCCACGCCGCGCTGTTCGCACAACAGCCGCCCGAGGGGGTGGGCCCCTTCCCCGACAACGCCCGGCTGATCGAGATCGCTCGGCAGGCTGGGGTGACCGGCGAGGTGCCGGCCTGCATCAACGGTGGACGCTACAACGACATGGTCAAGGGTTTGGCCAAGGCGAGCGGGGTCAACTCGACACCGACCATCCGGATCAACGGTGAGGACTATTCGCCGTCGACGCCCGACGCGCTGATCGCCGAGATCGAGAAGATCGTCGGCGAGGTGCCCGCACTGGACGCCGGTGCGCCGCCGCCCAACGCCGATCCGACCCAGCCGGCGAGGCCGTGA
- the lip2_5 gene encoding esterase/lipase → MTQSLPADDQWRPNRKETLINAAAGVTLRALPRIPEAVKRLMLGRRTVSVDGNTLDTTLQLMLAGQKLTGIDGLVNADGVAAARGQLETLAAGFKQNIPVASVTDLSIPGPAGDIRARHYRPVDDEGALLVFFHGGGQVIGSIDSHDDLCREICHRGQMHVLSVDYRLAPEHPAPAGTDDAHAAFRWACEHAAELGADPERVAVGGDSAGGNQATLVAHRARGEGPQPALQFLLYPVVNYRDTTRSQALFSEGYFLTRDDIDWFRDKYLRGGVDSGDPRVSPLLADDLSGLAPTLIVTAGFDPLRDEGRQYAEALRAAGVRVDHREFGSLIHGFANFFPFGGDSATAMAEVISALRAHLARG, encoded by the coding sequence ATGACCCAGAGTCTGCCAGCTGATGACCAGTGGCGGCCGAACCGTAAGGAGACGCTGATCAACGCCGCGGCGGGCGTCACCCTTCGCGCGCTGCCGCGCATCCCGGAGGCCGTCAAGCGCCTCATGCTCGGACGTCGCACCGTCAGCGTCGACGGCAACACGCTGGACACGACGCTGCAGTTGATGCTCGCCGGACAAAAGCTCACGGGCATCGACGGTCTGGTCAACGCTGACGGCGTCGCCGCAGCCCGCGGACAACTCGAAACGCTGGCTGCGGGTTTCAAGCAGAACATCCCCGTCGCGTCGGTGACCGATCTCTCGATCCCGGGACCCGCAGGAGACATCCGCGCGCGCCATTACCGGCCCGTCGACGATGAGGGCGCCCTACTGGTCTTCTTCCACGGCGGTGGACAGGTCATCGGCAGCATCGACTCCCACGACGACCTGTGCCGCGAGATCTGCCACCGGGGACAGATGCACGTGCTGTCGGTCGACTACCGCCTGGCCCCCGAACATCCCGCGCCTGCGGGCACCGACGACGCCCACGCCGCGTTCCGATGGGCGTGCGAGCACGCTGCAGAACTGGGCGCCGACCCCGAGCGCGTCGCCGTCGGGGGTGACAGCGCCGGCGGCAACCAGGCCACGCTCGTCGCGCACCGCGCCCGCGGCGAGGGGCCGCAGCCGGCCCTGCAGTTCCTGCTGTACCCGGTCGTCAACTACCGCGACACGACCAGGTCGCAGGCGCTGTTCTCCGAGGGCTACTTCCTCACCCGCGACGACATCGACTGGTTCCGCGACAAATACCTGCGCGGTGGAGTCGATTCCGGTGACCCACGGGTCTCACCGCTTCTGGCCGACGATCTGTCCGGGCTGGCGCCGACGCTGATCGTCACCGCCGGTTTCGACCCGCTGCGCGACGAAGGCAGGCAGTACGCCGAGGCCCTGCGGGCCGCCGGCGTCCGCGTCGACCACCGGGAGTTCGGATCGCTGATCCACGGCTTTGCGAACTTCTTCCCGTTCGGCGGTGACAGCGCCACCGCGATGGCCGAGGTGATCTCGGCGCTGCGGGCGCATCTGGCCCGCGGCTGA
- a CDS encoding aldo/keto reductase, diketogulonate reductase, translating to MNDGNSIPQVGLGVWQTPPEDTERAVATALEAGYRHIDTAAAYQNEREVGQALEKSGLPRDQVYVTTKLWNSEQGYDSTLSAFDKSMHRLGLDYLDLYLIHWPLPAKGTFVDTFKAFAHLREQGRIRSIGVSNFEPEHLRELVDATGIVPAVNQIELHPLLQQEELREVHAQMGIATEAWSPLGQGSLLSNDTVVSVADAHGKTPAQVLIRWHMQLGNIVIPKSVTPERIVSNFDVFDFELSEQDMASVSTLGDGTRLGPDPRTFEFTG from the coding sequence TTGAACGACGGTAATTCGATACCGCAGGTTGGACTCGGAGTCTGGCAGACCCCTCCGGAGGACACCGAACGCGCGGTCGCGACCGCGCTCGAGGCGGGCTATCGCCACATCGACACCGCCGCCGCGTACCAGAACGAACGCGAGGTCGGCCAGGCGCTCGAGAAGTCGGGCCTGCCGCGCGATCAGGTGTATGTCACCACCAAGCTGTGGAACTCCGAGCAGGGTTACGACAGCACGCTGAGTGCCTTCGACAAGAGCATGCACCGGCTGGGGCTCGACTACCTCGATCTCTACCTCATCCACTGGCCCTTGCCGGCCAAGGGCACGTTCGTCGACACCTTCAAGGCCTTCGCCCACCTGCGTGAGCAGGGCCGCATCCGGTCGATCGGGGTGAGCAACTTCGAGCCCGAACACCTGCGGGAACTCGTCGACGCCACCGGCATCGTGCCCGCGGTCAACCAGATCGAACTGCATCCGCTGCTGCAGCAGGAGGAGCTGCGCGAGGTGCATGCCCAGATGGGCATCGCCACCGAGGCCTGGAGTCCGCTCGGTCAGGGTTCACTGCTGTCCAACGACACCGTGGTCTCGGTCGCCGATGCGCACGGCAAGACACCGGCCCAGGTGTTGATTAGGTGGCATATGCAGCTCGGCAATATAGTCATCCCGAAGTCGGTGACCCCCGAGAGAATCGTGAGCAACTTCGACGTGTTCGATTTCGAGTTGAGCGAACAGGACATGGCGTCCGTCTCGACGCTCGGCGACGGCACTCGGTTGGGCCCCGATCCGCGAACATTCGAATTCACGGGGTAG
- a CDS encoding aldo/keto reductase, diketogulonate reductase, producing the protein MTESPGNAAAVPTVTLNDDHTMPVFGLGVGELSESETEQAVLAALSAGYRLIDTAAAYGNEEAVGRAIKSSGVPRDEIFVTTKLATPDLGFQSSQDALKASLDRLGLDYVDLYLIHWPAGEHGKYVDSWGGLMKRKEVGDTKSIGVANFHAEHLSDVIDLSFFTPAVNQIELHPLLNQAELREVNAGYGIATQAYGPLGVGQLLENEAVTSVAQAHGKTPAQVLIRWSIQLGNAVIARSSKAERITSNLEVFDFELTDDEMGSLNGLDEGKRFRPDPETYTGT; encoded by the coding sequence ATGACCGAATCGCCGGGCAATGCGGCTGCGGTTCCGACCGTCACGCTCAACGACGACCACACGATGCCGGTATTCGGTCTCGGGGTCGGCGAGCTGTCGGAGTCCGAGACCGAGCAGGCGGTGCTGGCGGCGTTGTCCGCCGGGTACCGGCTGATCGACACCGCCGCGGCCTACGGCAACGAAGAAGCGGTCGGACGGGCCATCAAGTCGTCCGGTGTTCCGCGCGACGAGATCTTCGTCACCACCAAGCTCGCCACTCCCGATCTGGGCTTCCAGTCGTCGCAGGACGCGCTCAAGGCCAGCCTCGACAGGCTCGGCCTCGACTACGTCGACCTGTACCTGATCCACTGGCCCGCCGGTGAGCACGGCAAGTACGTCGACAGCTGGGGCGGGTTGATGAAGCGCAAGGAGGTGGGCGACACCAAGTCGATCGGGGTGGCCAACTTCCACGCCGAGCACCTGTCGGACGTCATCGACCTGTCGTTCTTCACCCCCGCGGTCAACCAGATCGAGCTGCACCCGTTGCTGAACCAGGCGGAGCTGCGTGAGGTCAATGCCGGTTACGGCATCGCCACCCAGGCGTACGGACCGCTGGGCGTCGGGCAGCTGCTCGAGAACGAGGCGGTCACGTCGGTGGCGCAGGCGCACGGCAAGACGCCCGCGCAGGTGTTGATCCGGTGGAGCATTCAGCTGGGCAACGCGGTCATCGCCCGGTCGTCGAAGGCGGAGCGGATCACCTCGAACCTCGAGGTGTTCGACTTCGAGCTCACCGACGACGAAATGGGCTCGCTCAACGGGCTCGACGAGGGCAAGCGGTTCCGCCCGGACCCGGAAACCTACACCGGCACGTAG